The following coding sequences lie in one Enterococcus sp. 9E7_DIV0242 genomic window:
- a CDS encoding IS110 family transposase yields MKVVYPVCCGIDVHKSFLIATVITTKAGELTPHYQKKRFSTFNNQILALKDWLLECKCYDVCMESTGKYWVPVSNLLEDVMNVTIANPKWVRAVKGNKDDKKDSKWIAELFRMGLVRGSFIPEKDVRVLREFTRYRTRLVSHRSSEKNRLQNAFTVGNVAMDSVVSDMFGVSSKRVRDYLISSKAFDPNHVLDLLHGSMKPKGQELIQSIEGYSFTNEQIIRIQLIEEHKTYLDHSISFLDYLLDQMVEPYEPAIQLLETIPGIRRQSAIQIISEIGIDMSQFSQSKRLCCWAGLSPSSNESAGKKKSVRISRAGVYLKPTLVQCAHAAVKAKEKHPYYRLKYERIYKRRGKKRAIIAIARMMLTAIYHMLSTGEVWNPTDLYKIDMPDNLIQKQKDKALKQATKLLISEGLLPDDFVRKDLAPLI; encoded by the coding sequence ATGAAAGTCGTTTATCCCGTTTGTTGTGGTATTGATGTGCACAAAAGCTTTTTAATAGCTACCGTCATCACCACGAAAGCTGGCGAATTAACGCCGCATTATCAGAAAAAACGATTTTCAACTTTTAACAACCAGATTCTGGCATTGAAAGACTGGCTGTTAGAATGCAAGTGCTACGATGTTTGTATGGAAAGTACCGGTAAGTACTGGGTCCCCGTTTCCAATTTGCTTGAAGACGTGATGAACGTCACGATTGCGAACCCCAAATGGGTTCGTGCAGTAAAAGGAAACAAAGATGATAAGAAGGACTCCAAATGGATTGCCGAACTATTCCGTATGGGATTGGTAAGAGGCAGTTTTATCCCTGAAAAAGATGTTCGAGTCTTGCGTGAGTTTACTCGTTATCGGACCCGATTAGTCAGTCATCGTTCTAGCGAGAAAAATCGACTTCAAAATGCCTTTACCGTTGGTAATGTTGCCATGGACTCTGTAGTTTCTGACATGTTTGGTGTCAGCTCTAAGAGAGTCCGAGATTATTTGATTTCAAGTAAAGCGTTTGATCCGAATCATGTGCTCGACTTGCTTCATGGAAGCATGAAGCCTAAAGGACAGGAGCTCATCCAATCAATTGAAGGTTACTCTTTTACAAATGAACAGATTATTCGAATTCAACTGATTGAAGAACACAAAACTTACCTTGATCACTCGATTAGCTTCCTTGATTACCTATTGGACCAAATGGTTGAACCCTACGAACCAGCTATTCAACTACTAGAGACGATTCCAGGGATTCGTCGCCAATCAGCTATCCAAATTATTTCTGAAATTGGCATTGATATGTCTCAGTTCTCACAGTCAAAAAGATTATGTTGCTGGGCAGGACTTTCTCCTAGTAGTAATGAATCTGCTGGTAAAAAGAAATCTGTCCGCATCTCTCGAGCTGGCGTTTATTTAAAACCAACACTTGTCCAGTGTGCTCACGCTGCGGTAAAAGCGAAAGAGAAGCATCCCTATTACCGTTTAAAATATGAGCGTATTTATAAACGACGAGGTAAAAAGCGCGCGATCATCGCAATCGCTCGGATGATGCTTACAGCTATTTACCATATGCTTTCGACTGGAGAAGTTTGGAATCCGACTGACTTGTATAAGATTGACATGCCAGACAATCTTATTCAAAAGCAGAAAGATAAAGCTCTTAAACAAGCAACCAAACTACTCATTTCAGAAGGTTTATTACCAGATGATTTTGTTAGAAAAGACTTAGCACCACTCATCTAA
- a CDS encoding RNA polymerase sigma factor → MEKDLQVELVKNAKMGDAESFVRLCQCYQITLYNSAYKILQNSEDISDCLQETEIIAWKNINTLRNEAAFNSWIFRIMVNVAKAILKRRVEIIQLEENDIIVEEKYYGESELEQVFKRLPEKYKIPIVLHYYAGFNIKEIAHQLNLPKNTVKTRLARGRERLKILLEGEQND, encoded by the coding sequence ATGGAGAAAGATTTACAAGTGGAATTAGTTAAAAATGCCAAAATGGGAGATGCTGAATCTTTCGTTCGGCTATGTCAATGCTATCAAATCACCTTATATAATTCCGCATATAAAATCCTTCAAAACAGTGAAGATATTTCGGATTGTTTACAGGAAACAGAAATTATTGCATGGAAAAATATTAATACGCTTAGAAATGAAGCCGCATTTAACTCTTGGATATTTAGAATCATGGTAAATGTTGCAAAGGCTATTTTAAAAAGAAGGGTTGAAATAATTCAACTTGAAGAAAACGATATAATTGTAGAAGAAAAATACTATGGAGAGTCGGAACTAGAACAAGTGTTTAAGCGTTTGCCGGAAAAATATAAAATTCCAATAGTTTTACACTATTATGCAGGTTTCAATATTAAGGAGATCGCACACCAACTAAATTTACCTAAAAATACAGTAAAGACAAGGTTGGCACGTGGAAGAGAACGATTAAAAATTTTATTGGAAGGAGAACAAAATGACTAA
- a CDS encoding magnesium transporter CorA family protein: MDCGSIFSRFSSNESAKEDINYDDIFIGSDEAEEVSRIEHLRQTKLNNNLSLVFLNLTANTEKRIEQRIAPVSFIYSDTLLITYTSTKGFVTEHLLKKWQSQLTSFEYIIAYSILTIYTHYIKELKSIKDKINQLDQAARKTTENKELFRLADAERDIVYLDHTLKDQHDTLEVLWRNKTFLNKLEDDSLVYDIQLRQRHADKMIRIYRDLLETIGGLFSDMMDNNLNHLMKYLDSAALGISIPALISGIWGMNTGGLPGKDSALGFFIIIVLAMILATIVAIYLSKKDFSK, translated from the coding sequence TTGGACTGTGGCTCGATTTTTTCTCGATTTAGTTCAAATGAAAGTGCTAAGGAGGATATAAATTATGATGATATTTTTATTGGGAGTGATGAAGCAGAAGAAGTATCCAGAATCGAACATTTACGACAAACTAAATTAAATAATAATTTATCGCTTGTTTTTCTAAACCTCACTGCAAACACAGAAAAAAGAATTGAACAGAGAATCGCGCCTGTTTCCTTTATCTATTCAGACACTCTGCTGATTACTTATACATCTACGAAAGGGTTCGTTACTGAGCATTTGCTGAAAAAATGGCAGTCGCAATTGACTAGCTTTGAATACATAATCGCCTACTCGATACTAACTATTTATACACACTATATTAAAGAACTTAAATCCATCAAAGACAAAATCAATCAGTTGGATCAAGCTGCTCGTAAGACCACAGAAAATAAGGAGCTGTTTCGCCTTGCTGATGCAGAAAGAGATATCGTGTATTTGGATCATACATTAAAAGATCAACACGATACACTGGAAGTATTGTGGAGAAATAAAACATTTTTAAACAAATTAGAGGACGATAGCTTAGTTTACGATATCCAACTCCGACAACGACATGCAGATAAAATGATTCGTATCTATCGTGACCTTCTTGAAACTATCGGCGGGCTATTCAGTGATATGATGGACAACAACCTCAATCATTTGATGAAATACTTAGACTCAGCAGCCTTAGGCATTTCTATTCCTGCACTGATTTCTGGAATTTGGGGGATGAATACCGGCGGATTACCGGGAAAAGACAGTGCTCTGGGATTTTTCATTATTATAGTACTTGCTATGATTCTAGCAACCATTGTAGCAATATATTTAAGTAAAAAAGATTTTTCTAAATAA
- a CDS encoding glycosyltransferase family 8 protein yields MEKIPVVSASDEHYAPFLCVMITSILENTSPNTEIDFYILDDQISRKSKNYLRQTVNIHSNQATIEFIPVNSQLYEDFLVSDHITTTAYFRISLPSLLKEYSYKKILYIDADTLVLDDIRELYDSPLHNKVIGAVIDPGQTKALDRLGIHSTDYYFNSGVMVVDLEKWREQNITEKTLNFLTEHGDRILYHDQDALNAVLYEQWAPLHPKWNMQTSLIFERHPAPTNEYEQLYKDGIAAPSIIHFTGHDKPWNTLKGHPYQQLYMEKLAETIFKKTREEVASNE; encoded by the coding sequence ATGGAAAAAATACCTGTTGTAAGTGCTTCTGATGAACATTACGCACCGTTTTTATGTGTAATGATCACTTCTATATTGGAGAATACCTCTCCAAATACCGAAATCGATTTTTACATATTAGATGACCAAATCTCACGGAAAAGTAAAAACTATCTGAGACAGACGGTAAATATCCATTCGAATCAGGCGACCATTGAGTTTATTCCCGTTAACAGTCAGCTTTATGAAGATTTTTTAGTCAGTGATCATATCACGACAACGGCTTACTTTAGGATATCCTTACCCAGTCTGCTTAAGGAATATTCATACAAAAAGATCCTCTACATTGATGCAGATACCTTGGTTCTTGACGATATCAGAGAACTATATGATAGCCCATTGCATAACAAGGTAATTGGTGCAGTGATCGATCCCGGTCAAACGAAAGCTTTAGATCGACTGGGGATTCACTCCACTGATTATTATTTCAATTCAGGAGTAATGGTTGTTGACTTGGAAAAATGGCGTGAACAGAACATAACAGAGAAGACGTTGAATTTTCTCACAGAGCATGGGGATCGAATTCTATACCATGATCAGGACGCACTGAATGCGGTACTGTATGAACAATGGGCACCGCTTCATCCTAAGTGGAATATGCAGACGTCTTTGATTTTTGAACGACATCCGGCACCTACCAATGAATATGAGCAGCTGTATAAAGATGGGATTGCGGCACCGTCCATTATTCATTTCACTGGGCATGATAAACCGTGGAACACGCTGAAAGGACACCCGTACCAACAGTTATATATGGAAAAGTTAGCCGAGACGATTTTCAAAAAAACGAGAGAGGAAGTGGCATCTAATGAATGA